In Oreochromis aureus strain Israel breed Guangdong linkage group 15, ZZ_aureus, whole genome shotgun sequence, a single genomic region encodes these proteins:
- the LOC116316883 gene encoding prostaglandin E2 receptor EP4 subtype-like, with protein MRLPENMPLLSPYLLLQEAGEELRFQTHSTPQVASLTKAISWTEMESSNSTHRPVSTTQNSQLDSDVALPIFMFAGGAVGNLIAIIVLSVSRQQRKSSAFYTLVCGLAVTDLLGTCLASPITIANYLDRNVLLDQHVCEFQSFLLLFFGLTGLSIICTMAAERYLAICCPYTYQRWGVDRRFAQKLLLFIYISHIFFCCLPMMGMANSRLQPSETWCFIDWTIHEPVSTAYFVLYSVVSLLLIFGTILLNLAVCGALLLMRQRVVQLPVTRGSVRERWRALSSAAETQMIAVLVMTSVVVLACSAPLVVRVFVNCFKNEKNFKADLAAIRIASVNPILDPWIYILLRKSLFHRLLAFSRRGSSSRSSSPPLTQTTLFTTNIVKDSSVFTQLMCNASIITQLPATVTFTPCDTERASSRVDSAE; from the exons ATGAGACTACCAGAGAACATGCCCCTACTGAGTCCTTATCTTCTCTTGCAGGAGGCTGGAGAGGAACTGCGCTTCCAAACCCACAGCACACCACAGGTAGCGTCTCTAACTAAGGCTATCTCGTGGACAGAAATGGAAAGCTCAAACTCTACGCACAGACCTGTTTCCACGACTCAAAATTCACAACTAGACAGTGATGTCGCTTTACCGATTTTTATGTTTGCTGGAGGCGCCGTTGGGAATTTAATTGCAATAATCGTTCTTTCGGTATCAAGACAGCAGCGCAAATCTTCAGCCTTCTACACGCTGGTGTGCGGGTTGGCGGTGACGGACCTGCTGGGCACCTGCCTGGCCAGTCCGATAACTATAGCCAACTACCTTGACCGGAATGTGCTGTTGGACCAACATGTCTGCGAGTTTCAGtcctttttgttgctgtttttcggTTTGACCGGACTCAGCATCATATGCACCATGGCGGCAGAGCGATACCTGGCCATATGCTGCCCGTACACCTACCAGCGGTGGGGAGTGGACCGACGCTTTGCGCAGAAGCTTCTCCTCTTCATCTACATCAGtcacatcttcttttgctgcctCCCAATGATGGGCATGGCGAATAGCAGACTGCAGCCGTCCGAAACCTGGTGCTTCATCGACTGGACGATACACGAGCCCGTGTCCACTGCCTACTTCGTCCTGTACAGCGTCGTTAGCCTGCTGCTGATCTTCGGCACCATCCTGCTGAACCTGGCAGTGTGCGGCGCGCTGCTGCTGATGCGCCAGAGGGTCGTGCAGCTGCCCGTCACCAGAGGCAGCGTCCGGGAAAGGTGGAGGGCTCTGTCCTCGGCCGCAGAGACTCAAATGATCGCGGTGCTGGTGATGACTTCTGTGGTGGTCCTGGCCTGCTCAGCCCCACTAGTG GTTCGTGTGTTTGTAAACTGCTTCAAGAATGAAAAAAACTTCAAAGCAGACCTGGCTGCCATCAGGATAGCCTCAGTTAACCCCATCCTTGACCCCTGGATCTACATCCTCCTCAGGAAGTCCCTGTTCCACCGGTTACTCGCTTTTTCCAGgcgaggcagcagcagccgcagCAGCTCCCCTCCTTTAACGCAAACCACCCTGTTTACTACCAACATCGTGAAGGACAGCAGCGTGTTCACCCAGCTGATGTGCAACGCCAGCATCATCACTCAGCTGCCCGCTACTGTCACATTCACTCCGTGCGACACGGAGAGAGCCTCCAGCAGAGTTGACTCTGCAGAGTGA